TCCCAGTTACTGCTGCTGGTGTGTTGGAGCTACCAGCTGCTGCCTAAGTGCTTGGTTGGACGGCGTTCAGCTTTCCGTTTGGTGACTCACGTGTGAGCTGGCCAGAGATGGGCAGACTCTGCTGGGATCCGGCGAACGCCACGATGGTAACCATATAGTCCACATCAGGACTCAGCTCTGAGATGGAGGTTTTAGTCGCAGAGGCAGGCAGAGAAAAATGTCTGGCCGCTTCGCCTGCAACCAAGCAGAGAGTCAGAAGGAAGCCATTAGGAAACTATGACATGACTTCATCTCTCCAAGAGTCAAATCTGAGTCCAAGTGCTGACCTGCAGCgctggaggagctgaggaaACAACAGTTTAATGAAAACTTTCCACATTAAAGCTCAGCACATGCTTTAACTCCTTAATCCTCTCAAATCTGGCATTAAATGGTTGGTAACTGCTACAGAGAAACATCTCCTGGTTCCAGGTAGAGAGGAGACGAATCCTGGATTAGGAGCTGGACGACGAACGGATGGAAGACATTTAGaggaatgttgtttttcatctcCGTCAGTCATGGTGGGTTCATGTTTCCACGCAGCGCAGAGCAAAAAAACCCTCGCAAACTTTTCCAGAgcgaagaaaaagagaaagctcatgtgaaaaagtatttacacccacAGCTGAGCTGGTTGAAGAACCTTCAGACTCTCCACAGTCAGCCAGACGTTCAGATGGCTTTAGGGCACAGCCCACAGCATAACGCTGCCAGCACCATGCTTCACAGCAGACCAGCTGCTAGCCAGCCAACAGGAAGTGTCTGTTTCATCAGAGCAGAGGATTCTGACATGACGACTGAATAATTCAGCAAAATGGCACAAATGTTCCCAgggaaactttttaaaacaataaataaacactaacCACTGAAAAATTCAGAATGGCTGCCATTTTTAAAGATGGTTGTCAATACAAATGTGCCAATATAATTCccagattaatatttttgatgtcaaatcataaattaaataaattatcagACTCACTTAAGTGATATTTACTgataatttttgtatttttcaagatggccgccacagTTGTcacagaaaattaatttatgcattaaaatattaatgtgtttGGTGTCAACTAATAAACTACATATTTGAatcatcatttattattttatcttatttcttttttttgtaaatatttttcaaaatggccgccatGGTGGTAATGGAGATTATATGTGTTTGCACTAAAATCAGCAGCAGTTACTGTTTTATAGCAGAACATCTCAGAGATGTGATGAAGGTCACATGATCAGCTCTAGCCACGCATGTAATGATGTCATCGTTACATCATCAGAGCTCCTACCTGAGTCAGAGGTCACGTTTATCCTGTAGCCCTGTATTCTGCTGAGCGGCCGGCTCCAGATCATCTGAATCGTGTTctcatttaaaatcttaaaccTTAAATCGCTTGGCGCGTCCACTGTGGAGACAAAACATCAGCAGTTAGCGGTTAGCGGTTAGCGCTGTGGCTCAGAGGCACGCAGATAATCTGAAGGGCGGCCAACAGTCAACGCTTCCTGGAGGAAGTCAGAGCAGCTCACTGTTGGaggaaacagacaaacagacagagagagacgaCAAGAAGAAGAACCAAACCCAGAGGTGATTCTGTtctgggaacactgggaacactgggaactGGGAGAGTTCAGGATCTGATCTGGAAGGAAGCAGTGACTGAAACCTGAATGTGAACAGAGTTTATCTCAGTTCTTCAACCggtgaagtaaaataaattaatttagatgTTAAAACATCTCATTGGTTAATGAAATTgcaaggaattatttatttgttgattttttttcctgaattattttatttattagatttctAATTGgatattagaaaaaaacatcGGCTTAAAGAAAAACCAGTGAAACTGAAATAAGTTGAACTGGTGATACTGATGGGAACCTGGTGAGTGATGTTAAAGCAAAATGATGCAGGAGGAACCAGAATCTGCTGTGAAACTGGACTGGACCGGAACCATCAGACCCAGCAGCCGGAATAAACCGTTTTACACGAGTTCAGgtcaaaaactgcagaaataatttgggttatttactttatcaagagaaaaaaaaatggaggctAATTTACACATAATCTCAAAGTTATTCATTCATGTATACATGTCACATATTGCTAACCAGCAAGCTAACTACATGGTTACATGCTAACTACATATTTACATGCTAACTACATGTTTGCACGCTAACTACATAGTTACACACTAACTACATGTTAACACGCTAACTACATGTTTAACATGCTAACTACATATTTACATGCTAACTACATGTTTAACTAGTTGACTACATTCTTACATGCTAACTACATGTTTACATACTAACTAAGTGTTTAACACGCTAACTACGTGTTTAACACGCTAACTACGTGTTTACATGCTAACTACGTGTTTACATGCTAACTACGTGTTTAACACGCTAACTATTTGTTTAACACGCTAACCATGTGTTTACATGCTAACTACGTGTTTAACATGCTAACTACATGCTTACATGCTAACTACATGTTTAACATGCTAACTACATGATTAACACGCTAACTACATGTTTACATGCTAACTACATATTTCACTAGGTAACTACATGTTTTACATGCTAACTATGTGTTTAATATGGTAACTACATGTTTAACATGCTAACCACGTTTGTACCTGCTAACTACATGTTTAACAAGCTACCTACGTGTTTAACATGCTAACTATGTGTTTAACATGCTAACTGCATGTGTACATTGTAACTACATGTTAACACGCTAACTACATGTTTAACACACTAACTACGTGTTTAACACGTTAACTACATGCTTACATACTAACTATATGTTTAACATGCTAACTACATATTTACATGCTAACTACATATTTCACTAGTTAACTACATGTTTTACATGCTAACTACGTGTTTAACACGCTATCTGTGTTTAACATGCTAACTACATGTTTAACACGCTAACTACATGTTTACATGCTAACTACATATTTCACTAGTTAACTACATGTTTACATGCTAACTACATATTTCACTAGTTAACTACGTGTTTAACATGCTATCTATGTGTTTAACATGCTAACTACTTGTTTAACATGCTAACTACATGTCTACATGCTAACTAAAACATGTTTAGCTTGAGACGGTGACATTCAGACATGAGTGAATCACACAGTGATATTATGTGTTGAACTGAATTCTCTTCCCTTCCAGACTCAGTAACTCGGGTTGCTGAACGTTTTCCTTGGTGCTGAACCCGCCATGCGGCGCCACTGGACGACCCGATCAGGGCTGATCAATCTATGGGTCGTTGATCTGGGACTCTTCTGTCGCCTCCATTGCAAACCTAAAAGACGCAGCGAGTTGAAGGAACCGCTGCGTCTTTTCTCCTTCTGCTCCACAGGTTCTTAAACTGCTTCACCACAAACACCAGAACCGCTCAGGTTCTCCTGCCGCCAACCAGACACTTTATCAGGGCCACCTTGCTGCGACCCGATTGGACCCGATCCACCACATCCCGAAGGTTCTCCGCTGGAGGAAGACCTGCTGACTGGAGAGACGTGTGAAGGTCCAGAAAAATGGTCGAGTTggggttctggtctggttctggttttgttctggtCGCCATTTTCATCCTCTGCCGTCTGATTGGCCAACTGGCCATTTGGTCTgcaggtgtacctaataaagtggccggtgATTCGGTGAATGAGTTCACTGGTTCTGTTGTGAATTCAGCAAAAACCAGTTTAAGAACCAAAGTTCTCAGCAGAGGAACAGCAGGACGACATGCAGCTGTACACGGAAAGTTGCTTTGGACAACTTGGAGCGACAAAAAGAAAGTATCCATGTACAGAGGGACGAGTGGACAGAGGGACGAGTGGACAGAGGACCGATGGACCTCAATATTTCACCATGATCCTCTTCAGGTTGGGGTGTGCGGAACTACCGGCGCCtcgctagctagctagcttctTGTCATCTGGATTAAAGCTTCATGCAAACTGATGAATCCAGAGAAACTGACCTTCTCTAAGCAGGAGAAACGGTTCTGACTCCATACCGACTAAACGTTCACTGGACCTGGATAAAGAAGAATCTGATCTGGATGAACCCgagcagctggttctggttctggttctagctAGAAGCAGAGAAGAGCCTAAACCACCAACCGGTCAGAGGGTTTGTGAAGAGCATCACCGTGAAATATCATCGTGAAGCCGAGACCCGGAGGCCGAGCCGCGGCTTGACCGGAAGACCACAGAACATCAGAGCTGGAGGGGCCACCAACCTGGTGAGTCCGTCCCTGGGGCGGCGGGGGCCCCGGGCGGCGGGGGCCCGCGGGGCGGCGGCAGGGCCTTCCGCTTCTTGACGGGTCCAGAAACTACCGGGGGAATCcgtctccacacacacacacgcctccaAACGCTCACACACACCCGCCGAGCCTCACACACACCCGGACCTTCTCCTGTTCTCTAACGTTTGGCCTCTTTGTGACCCCAGAGAAGCGGCGCGGGGCCCCTGACAGGGCCCTAAATGACGCAGAAGAGGCCCCATGCAGGAGAGGCTCTGACCTCTGAGCAGATCCAGATTTTCTGCTCTGGAAAATCAGCTGGAAGTCATATTTAGTCTTTTTCCGTTCAGATGGAGGAGAGACGTTGGGAGGAACCTTGGCCACCTGAATCCAAGGGGGCCCTTCTCTCCTGTTTCActaaactggaacattttgtctaaaatgtttCTAGTTAGAGTTTAGGCTGGAGCGCCTCCTGCTGTGACAGGAATGAACTTCATCTGACACAAAGAgccacagaaacagaagaaactaaTTCTGtcctttaaaatgtaataaagtgcTAAAGCGTGTGATATTCTCTCCTGATTTATGGTTTTGAACATATATTTAAGAGTCACTATCGGCACTGCGCTGAAGCTGAAGTCATGATTTAGAGGGAACATCTGGTCTGGTCCATAAATCTgagacacatttttcaaattcctgcaaaaagaagcaaaactgaGGCAGCGGAGAGAAAATAATCCAACAAATCAAATCACAAACACACGTTTTGTTTCTCAGAGTTTATTCAGGATTTACTGcgggagcagagaggaggaagaggaggaagaggaagaggaggaggaggaggaggaggaggaggaagaagctTTACCTTGGTCCTGGGCCCGGGAGgaggccagcagcagcagcagggccAGCAGGGCGCTCTTCatcttctgctcctcttcctcagctcaGCATGGAACGAGCTgcgaggagaagaagaagaagatcagAGAGGAAACCTAACAAAGAACCAATtaaccgaaaaaaaaaaaacacttttaaacatgAAATCATAAATCTAACATTCATCATGTGAGGAAGCAGCTGGAGAAACGCTGCGCTCCTTCTCCCGGttcggtccggtccggttctgatgCACAACTATCAGACACAAACGCAGTTTAATTCCTGCCTAACGGGGAAAATTCACTGCGAAGAGGGGAAATGTTTCCATTGGAGAGGAAAAAGGTGGAGAAGTTTTGGCACCGTGCGCAATTACGCACTGCGGTGCCAAGACCTGCTCCGCGCGCTAAGCGGATAAAAAACGTTTCTCTAAACGAAGCAGAAACCGGACTGACCTGCGGgaagctgctggttctgctctgaaAACGGGAAGAAAGCAGGAAGCTCCGGTGGCGCGCGGGCTGGTCCGGTCCGGCTCGGGATCTCCGTGGGTTCTGTGGCTTCCCAGACGCGTCGGGGAGCCTCTTCCAAGTGGGGAGGGTTTCCACGCGGCCCGCTACTTAACAGGGGGGCTGCTCCCAGCACTCCCAGAGCTCCCAGCGCTTACGACACGCAGCCGGGCCAGAAAGTGGTGCGTAACCTCTGAGAGGGCTGGCACGCGCACGGaaacttttccatatttctgCATTCCTTTCCAATGATGGAGCACCGCGCGGCTGCAGATGGAGACGGCGGCGCAGAATGCTGGGAGGGGAAGGAGGCAGAAAACTGTCTGGGAAACTGGGAAAGTTTTCCCGTTTTTGAGCGTCTTTCTGGATCATCTGCAGGTTTCAGTCAAACATCCAGAACTCATTTCAGTCAGAATAATAAATGTGTGCAGATGTTCGTGTATTAATGAGATGAAGCCTGGTTCTGTTGAAGCTGGATCGGATCCAGAACATGCTGGCAGGAATTAAACATGACGTCATCACTGCTGTCTGGCCGCATTTTGACGTTTTAATCGGAGCTAACTGGAGGCAGGAGGGAACTGCGCGGCTTGCGGCGCCCCCTGGCGGCGGCCAGCAGGCCGCTCAGCTGCTCCAGCAGCAAGGATGTTTtccaccaggtggcgctgcaGCCACCTGGTGGAACCAGACATCCGACATATAAATATCTGGATATCTATGAACCGCGTCTTTACTTGTactgaatattttgttgaaatgtttcttttttatacaatttttcCCCCTGAATTTATTAGCTGAAATGTTAATagaaaatcagattaaatatgcaataaacattctaaacaaaatgtcaattatcttttttttttttctctgaagactttttttatttttgcggcgctagtggctcggaATTTTTGTAACAGTAGGCAGAAAGGAAGGAGGGTGAAGAGAGGggggaggacatgcggcaaGGGTCGAGACCGGgggtcgaacccgcgacgtctgTGTAGAGGCGCGCTAACCCACTGCACCACAACTCGCcccaaaatgttaataaaaaaataaaatgttttatgcaacaaaattcacacaaaaattaAAGTGGTTAAAGTAGGAAAATAACGACTGATTAAATAATGATGCATTATTGAAATATTGCGACTCCAACTGTCATCCGGTTGGTCAACCTGCAGACCAATCAGCTTGTTTCTAACAGCATAAGCCCCGCccctttttaataaatacatgatttgctgcaacaaaaaaaaatacataaattcaGCTCTTAATTGATAActcaattttaaatttagacatttttgaaatattaacgTTGCTGCAGATAAATGTCAGGTTTGTGAGccgctctggttctggaacaaACGGGTCGGATCCGGTTCTGGGTCATCAGaggtattttgtgtttattgatcCTCAAGTGAACAGAAATATCAAGTTATCGCTCCAAGTACATGAAACAAGAACACAGAGAGAGCAGGAAACGGGTCGGTTCTGATCCTGGAATATCTTTATACAAATGGGCCCGGCTGGAACCAGAACAACGATCCGGATCGGTGTCAGTCCTTCTTCTGAGGGAACGACGCCTTCACCAGTTCGTACAGCGTGAAGCCGACTCCTGCAGGGAGAAACGGAGCGTCAGaacagaaccggaccggaccggaccggacctcAGTGTAAATGGCTCCTAAATGGTCAAATTCTCCTTCTTGTTCATTGGTCCAACAGTGACACCTAGTGGTTAATTTATGCTGTGATGCACTTCCTGTTCTTACTAAGCACGATGAGTCAGCGTTAAATCCTGAAGGAACCGGAAGAAAATCGTTCAAATTGCTCTTGGAAAGCAGGATGAGGAATGAATATTGTgataagaaatgtttatttaaaactccattggtttatttgtttaaaaactaaactgtgTGCCGAGCAGTTAAGgacgttttcttttctttgtatgtgtgaacattaatatgtttattttatattagagTGAAACATGTCCAACAATTCTGTATCCTTTATTTCATGCTAcagttttcacagattaaactGAACCCGTCTGGAACTCCCTGGTCTGGCTGTTTATTCCAACTGGCTGCTACACTCTGGATCGGACCGATCAGAACTTTTCTCACCCAGGACGGTCAGCACCATGGTGGCCCGGTACAGCAGGGCGTCGCTGCTGCCGCCCTTCAAATGGATCGGCATCCCGTTATCCTCCTgcaacagaaccatcagagaAACAGGGTCAGAACCTGCTGCTGCGTCTGCAGACGGGTTGGACATGGACCAGTAGGACCAGAGatcaaaggtcaaaaggtcgTTTAATAAAAATCTTCCAGATATTTCTCTTGTGGATATTtgagttttataccaagaatatttttaaattgagaaaaatttgattttaatgaatAGATTCAATTGTTAATATCTGATATGATCCATCTGGTTAGACCTGTcgttataaacaataaatcaattaatgtaCGATAAGTTAAAACtatcaacatcattttaattatcgtctcttccagcctttttctctttctgttgatgacactgaatgaaaaaaggttcaactccgctgctctccactgaccctcccttcctcatttcctcagtgtaatgtccagttcacactacaccatcttagagctgtcggccgattgtcggcccatttccaaaacctgagagaccacacattagccgacagaaatcctaggtagaacggttccatcgggttccatcgggccgtgtggtgtccaacaatgggcacaaaataatggctccaagtccagtgaagtcattttaaaaccaggcattaatcaatgctttactacaatctccctgcagtgcatgtgtctctagtgtcagcgtaacgtcctgactgaatgaaaaccattagaacctttttatgtcacgttaacgaagaacagctgaaaagttaccgggttcatcaactggtaccaatttggctccaactcctcccctcatcatttctatattctttacaccaaatgttttacaaacattaatgttgtttccacatatcatctccaatgtctgctggacttcgggttgctccgtgtcagctgtttgggattcccctctgtaatttcccctcagaaagcaggaggagaatccggctttctgattggctacctgtcacattcaacaggctgcgttaagctcccagtggggaaaacccctgatttagatcggagcgccacaacgatctaccgtaacacaccacacactacaggatgatcggttatgaaagagacaatctgagaacatcaacgttctcagattgtcttcaggggaaaatgtaggagtgaactaacgtgtagtgtgaactattgcatcaggtagtcgatgttccatcttctctatttaaatctaatgattactgaaggacaatatggtttacagacttcataatctgaactcttttggttgaatccagtatttatttacactttggtgtttttattcaagtacatttttattaatggagactgagaatccattttatttttggatgtttattttatcagttccagtgttaaatgttcttttgaaaataaagtataataataattcatgtgatttcctgccaaagatagatacctttggcaggaaatcacatgaattattatgtcatttgcattaaatcagtgtaaaaatgtcttcaaacaatactatcgtttATTGCAAATAGTTTttagacaattaatcgctcagtaACATTTGGTATAGTGACAGGCCTAATCTGGTTATTTGATGCTGACgagttaaaagataaaatatttattatttctaaaactgaTACCAAAAATCTTCACAAGTTGCTCAAtagttatttttccatttattattatttttgtggaGGAATTCTTAAAAAAGACTTAATTGTCCACATGTTACAACTTTATTGTTGTATTATTCAaactatatttttgtattattctgTAACAGAGTCAATCTGGGTCAAagtgatttgtttatttcagaatGCCCGACACTCCTTTATGACATCATCACAGGAAgccatttgtagtttttaaccATACTTAACATGAACACCACAATTGCGACTTCTCATTTATTCAGCAAAACCCAAAAGTTCTGAAGTTTCTTCTC
The Gambusia affinis linkage group LG22, SWU_Gaff_1.0, whole genome shotgun sequence DNA segment above includes these coding regions:
- the LOC122825559 gene encoding cytochrome c oxidase subunit 7A2, mitochondrial, with the translated sequence MFRTMNAVQQMARRSICNSARRQVENKVSQKQKMFQEDNGMPIHLKGGSSDALLYRATMVLTVLGVGFTLYELVKASFPQKKD